The Patescibacteria group bacterium genomic interval GGTTGAACTCTTAGCCGTAAAAACCGCCGGACCGGAAATACTGGATGCGACCGGACAACCGATTGACCAACTGAAGTTGGTAGAACTGGCCGGCCGAACCTGCTACAAATCGCAAGCTAAGATTACCGCCGACTCTGCCCAACGCTTTGTGGGCGCCTTGATCAAAAGCGGCCATGAGGCCATGATAGAATTCTCTTGGCTGACTTTCAAATTCCACCAAAAGAACTTACCCAATCTCCAACGATGGCTGATTGATGTCCTCAAGTCAAATGCTCATGTTATTGTGACGGGAGCAGAAGAATCATTTTTAATCAGCGGTAATTTCCGATCATTCCGTGACATCTTCCGATCCATTCCTTTGAGTTTGGATTATAATGAGAACTCAATTATTTATTTGTTTCTGGCTAAGCACTATCCGAAAATTATTGAGGGCTGGATAGCGGCTGAAGCCAAGGAGCTTTACCCCAGCCAACAGGAACATGATTATTGGTATGAGAGTTGTGCCGAAGACGGCTTCTATAATCTTTCCGGAGTTGCTCTGACTGATGAGGAAAAAATCAAACAT includes:
- the thyX gene encoding FAD-dependent thymidylate synthase, yielding MKNTVELLAVKTAGPEILDATGQPIDQLKLVELAGRTCYKSQAKITADSAQRFVGALIKSGHEAMIEFSWLTFKFHQKNLPNLQRWLIDVLKSNAHVIVTGAEESFLISGNFRSFRDIFRSIPLSLDYNENSIIYLFLAKHYPKIIEGWIAAEAKELYPSQQEHDYWYESCAEDGFYNLSGVALTDEEKIKHYWAAARFVGSRAFTHQLVRHRRSSFAQESQRYCDERGFIENEYFIVPPSIEEAKLAELYLSQLKESNSMYQKLLNLMEQTGLTGKKLKEDARFMLPNAVASEICMAGNLEQWFRVFKLRLDSHAQWEIRGVIGEFQKQLFAAIPEAQNLYEKFLG